A genomic window from Pseudogulbenkiania sp. MAI-1 includes:
- the phoU gene encoding phosphate signaling complex protein PhoU, translated as MAEHTSKQFDIELETIRTRVLQMGGMVEQQIQSAVDALMAADIERLEKVVADDALVNALEVAIDDDCQHIIARRQPAASDLRMVITVIKTITDLERIGDEAQKIARQGKIIHQSERYQLPRFREVRKMADVALAMLRRALDAFARLDATAALELAEEDLILDEEFSAELRQLITFMMEDPRTISMSIDTLFIAKAIERIGDHAKNISEYVVYLVKGKDIRHTTLEEIKRETQAS; from the coding sequence ATGGCTGAACATACCTCCAAGCAGTTTGACATTGAACTGGAAACCATCCGTACCCGCGTGCTGCAGATGGGCGGCATGGTCGAACAACAGATCCAGTCTGCCGTTGATGCGTTGATGGCGGCCGATATCGAACGGCTCGAAAAGGTGGTGGCCGACGACGCACTGGTCAACGCGCTGGAAGTCGCCATCGACGACGATTGCCAGCACATCATCGCGCGCCGCCAGCCGGCCGCCAGCGACCTGCGCATGGTGATCACCGTGATCAAGACCATCACCGATCTGGAGCGTATCGGCGACGAAGCGCAGAAGATCGCCCGCCAGGGCAAGATCATTCACCAGTCGGAGCGCTACCAGCTGCCGCGTTTCCGCGAGGTGCGCAAGATGGCCGACGTGGCGCTGGCCATGCTGCGCCGCGCGCTGGACGCCTTCGCCCGGCTCGACGCCACCGCCGCGCTGGAACTGGCCGAGGAAGACCTGATCCTGGACGAGGAGTTCTCGGCCGAGCTGCGCCAGCTGATCACCTTCATGATGGAAGACCCGCGCACCATCAGCATGTCGATCGACACGCTGTTCATCGCCAAGGCGATCGAGCGCATTGGCGATCACGCCAAGAACATCTCCGAGTACGTGGTCTACCTGGTCAAGGGCAAGGATATCCGCCATACCACGCTGGAAGAGATCAAGCGCGAGACCCAGGCGAGTTGA
- the ppx gene encoding exopolyphosphatase, translating into MLATVDLGSNSFRLQVSRVVEDQLYTLDTLKDTVRLGAGLTDDKFLDDDTQERALACLARFGERLRGLNSKQVRVVGTNTLRVAKNAPAFIERAEALLGFPIEIIAGREEARLIYIGAAHSLPATRERRLVVDIGGGSTEFIIGSQFRALVTESLPLGCVSYSRRFFADGKLNRSNFQDAIMAARAEVQRIVHEYRPEEWQLAVGTSGTARALRDALEINDYSAADITLPGMERLKNELIRFGNLKYVNLNGLKADRVPVIAGGLSIMIAIFEELAIDKMIVAEGALRDGVLYDLLGRHREKDMRDTTVAQFKRRYHVDLAQSQRVTALAERLCRMLCGDDCDPDALKRLQWAARLHEIGLTIAHTAYHKHSAYILQNADMPGFSKREQATLASIVLGQRGDMGKMVSLLSEPGHWRAMVALRLAVLFYRSRNDIVLPEVLELRQTPRGFALTLDKAWLAANPLTASAFKQEVKQWDNIGFTLDIVRA; encoded by the coding sequence GTGCTCGCCACGGTCGATCTGGGGTCCAACAGTTTCCGTCTGCAGGTCTCCCGCGTGGTGGAAGACCAACTCTATACCCTCGATACCCTCAAAGACACGGTGCGCCTCGGCGCCGGCCTGACCGACGACAAATTCCTCGACGACGATACCCAGGAGCGGGCGCTGGCTTGTCTCGCGCGCTTCGGCGAGCGCTTGCGCGGCCTCAATTCCAAGCAGGTGCGCGTGGTCGGCACCAATACCCTGCGCGTCGCCAAGAATGCCCCCGCCTTCATCGAGCGCGCCGAGGCGCTGCTCGGTTTCCCGATTGAAATCATCGCCGGGCGCGAAGAAGCGCGCCTGATCTATATCGGCGCCGCCCACTCCTTGCCGGCCACCCGCGAGCGCCGGCTGGTGGTGGACATCGGCGGCGGCTCGACCGAATTCATCATTGGCAGCCAGTTCCGCGCGCTGGTGACCGAAAGCCTGCCGCTGGGCTGCGTCAGCTACAGCCGGCGCTTCTTCGCCGACGGCAAGCTCAACCGTTCCAATTTCCAGGATGCCATCATGGCGGCGCGCGCCGAAGTGCAGCGCATCGTCCACGAATACCGTCCGGAAGAATGGCAACTGGCGGTGGGCACCTCCGGCACCGCCCGCGCCTTGCGCGACGCGTTGGAAATCAACGACTACTCCGCCGCCGACATCACCCTGCCGGGTATGGAACGGCTCAAGAATGAACTGATCCGTTTCGGCAACCTCAAATACGTCAACCTGAACGGCCTCAAGGCCGACCGGGTGCCGGTCATCGCCGGCGGGCTCTCGATCATGATCGCCATTTTCGAGGAACTGGCGATCGACAAGATGATCGTCGCCGAAGGCGCGCTGCGCGACGGCGTGCTCTACGACCTGTTGGGGCGGCACCGGGAGAAGGACATGCGCGACACCACCGTGGCCCAGTTCAAGCGCCGCTATCACGTCGATCTGGCGCAGTCGCAACGCGTGACGGCGCTGGCGGAACGGCTGTGCCGCATGCTGTGTGGCGACGACTGCGATCCGGATGCCCTGAAGCGCCTGCAGTGGGCCGCGCGCCTGCACGAAATCGGTCTCACCATCGCCCATACCGCCTATCACAAGCATTCCGCCTACATCCTGCAGAATGCCGACATGCCGGGCTTCTCCAAGCGCGAGCAGGCCACGCTGGCCAGCATCGTGCTGGGGCAGCGCGGCGACATGGGCAAGATGGTGTCGCTGCTGTCCGAGCCGGGACACTGGCGGGCGATGGTGGCGCTGCGGCTGGCGGTGCTGTTCTACCGCAGTCGCAACGATATCGTCCTGCCCGAAGTGCTGGAGTTGCGCCAGACCCCGCGCGGCTTCGCCCTGACCCTGGACAAGGCCTGGCTCGCCGCCAACCCGCTCACCGCCAGCGCCTTCAAGCAGGAGGTCAAGCAGTGGGACAACATCGGTTTCACGCTTGATATCGTGCGCGCATGA